A segment of the Cenarchaeum symbiosum A genome:
GAACAACTACCTTGGCGGGGGCTACTGGCTGGGCGGCTACATGATGAACCCCGTTACAGTAAGGGAGCCGGCGCAAAAGATCTGGGACGAGCTGGGCATATCGTACAAGCAGGCGGCAGACGGCCTGTACATTACCCCGGGGCCAAACGCAGTATCGAAGCTGATAGCGGGGGCATGCGACGCGGGGGTCAAGTTTCTAAACCTTACAAAGTTTGACGACCTGGTCCTAAAGAACGGCAGGGTCGCCGGGGTCGTAGTCAACTGGATGCCGGTATCTGCCCTTCCGCGGAACATCACCTGTGTCGACCCTATAGCATTGGAGGCCAAGATGGTCATTGATTCATCGGGCCACGATTCAGTCGCCGTCAAAAGACTCGTAGACAGGGGCCTCGTACAATGGAAGGGCATGGACCCCATGCACGTCAACGCCGGCGAGGACGATGTGGTACATATGACCGGCGAGGTATTTCCGGGCCTGGTTGCCGCCGGCATGTCGGTTACTGAAACGCACGGGCTAGCTAGGATGGGGCCCACCTTTGGCTCCATGCTGTTCTCTGGCAAAAAGGCAGCCGAGGTCACAGCCACCAAGATAAAGGAACTCCAAGGCTGAGCACCAGTTGGGCCCTGCCTTTGAAGGGGTGATTATCCACGACGAGCCCTCTGTGCCCGAGCTAGATATGGAGGGACTGCAAAAATTCCTCGAGGGTATGGGGTTCTCCGCGGGGATACAGAATAGCGCATTTGATAACATGGACCGGCGTGTTGCAGCAGAACTTGCTGCATCCCGGGTCTTCCGCCCCCTCAGGCCGTTTGAGCGGCACGATCCCACTGTCTCTGAAATAGAGCACGAGCTTGACCGCGCGCCTGCGGGGCCTGGCAATATAGTCTACTATGACGGCTTTGAGGCGCAGCGGATCATTGCGGGCCTTGTACCGGACGACAGATGCCTGCATATCGTGTTTACAGACAGGCTGATGTGCACGTACGATCCAGGGGATTATAGGTACCACGGGCGTGCCCTCATAGGCGCCAACCCGTCGGTGATCTCGACTACAGGGATGGTCGAGGCGCCGGCAAAGCCGCGCAGCTATTACACCGAGCTGATATCGGGCATGGATATAGGCATGAACATGGAGGTGGTAAACAGGAGGTATTCAGGACAGTACCTTGCATACCACGACCGGAGGACCTCCCTTGTGGCACAAGGGTATGTGCTCCAGGCGATATTCTACTATATGACGGGCGAGGCGTTTTGTGATACGAAAGAGTGCAGGCTGCACAACGCGCACTGGCAGTCGGACCTGTTGTACTCGCAGATAGAGCGGGGCCTGCTCTGCCCCCGACACCAGGGGATGCTCGATTCACGGCGGCTTGATGCACGCGGCTGATCCGCAAAACCCCATGGAAATGACTTAAATTATTGGACGGGCGCCTTTCTGCCATGATGGCTGCAGAACCCGAGGGCGGGGTGCTAGTGGAGAAGGGCCCCCCAAAGGAGCCCCGCAAAAAGACGAAATACGATGTGATAATCATAGGGGCGGGCCCCGCGGGATATACCGCGGGGATATACTGTTCCAGGGCGCGCCGCGACACGCTGATACTATCCGGGATACTGCCCGGAGGACAGCTGGTAAACACCACCGACGTGGAGAACTTTCCGGGCTTTGAGAACGGGATAATGGGCCCTGATCTGATGATAAACTTTAGAAAGCAGGCCGAAAGAATGGGCACCACCATAGTGGACGACGAGGTGGTCAACGTGGACTTTAGGCACAGGCCGTTCAAGGTATTGACCTCGGAAGAGGAATACGAGGCCAAGGCCGTGATAGTGGGCACAGGGGCGACCCCCCGCAAGCTGGGGGTCGAGGGAGAAAAGGCCTTTGCGGGCAAGGGCGTCTCGTACTGCGCCACGTGCGACGGCCCGTTCTTTAAGAACATGGAGCTCGTAGTAGTCGGCGGCGGGGATTCCGCCATGGAGGAGGCTACGTTTCTTACAAAGTTTGCCACTACGGTGCACGTGGTCCACCGCAGAAAGGAGCTGCGTGCAAGCAAGATAATGCAAGAGCGCGCGCATGATGATGAAAAGATAAGGTTCCATCTCGGCTATGAGGTCAAGGAGATAAGGGGCAACGGGAAGGTGCAGCAGGTTGTGCTTGCCTCGCCCGACGGGGAGGAGCAGATGGATACAGGCGGCGTCTTTGTGGCGATAGGCCACGACCCCAACACGGAGCTCTTCAAAGGCCAGCTCGAGACCGACGACCAGGGGTATATCGTCCTCAAGGGGGCCTCCCAGACCAGCGTACCCGGAGTATTTGCAGCAGGGGACGTACACGACAGGCGGTACAGGCAGGCAATCACGGCGGCAGGCTTTGGCTGCATGGCCGGCATAGATGTGAACAACTATCTAGACGAATAGTCTACCTTACTTTCTTTATCGTTATGGATATTACCTGGCCGTCCTTTTTGACCTCTACCAGGTCGTGGCCGTTCCGGGTGGCCCACCTCGATATGTCCTCTTCTGCGGCAGGATCGTCTGCCTTTATCGTCAATACGTCTCCCACCTGCATCCTCTCCATCTCGATCTTTGTCCGGAAGACGGGCTCTGGACAGAACAGGCCCGTTGCGTCAATCTCTGGCATGATACAGGGCGGGTATAGAGGATATTAAAAGCTACTTTGGGCCGCATTTACAGGGATGCCCTGAGCATCTCGGGCAGGCTGCGCCTCTTCATTATACCCGGGTCGAGCCCCTCAAAGTTGACCTTTTTTGAGATCCTCCTCATCGATAGCATGCCGAGCCTTAGCATCAGCACCCAGAGGTAGCTCTCCGGGCTCCGGTTGAAGAGCCCGAGCAGTACGGAGAATATCCAGCGGGACCGGGGGTAGAACTCGCCCACGTAATCCCGTATGTACTCTGCAGAGTTGTCCACCTTGTACCTAAAGTACTCCATGGTCTCCCTTGCAGAGGCGTACCCCGTGGCCCGTATGGAGACCCTGCCGTGGCGAAGGGCGTCGAGTATTCCATCAAGCGAGTCCTCTGCCTCTATGACATTTGTGCACCTGCCCAGCGTCGATATTACATGTGAATCACTGCCGGCCACTCCTGTAATGCCGCGTTCATGCGCAAACTCGGCAGCCCTTGCGTTGGCTATCACGTCTATGTTGTTGCTGTTGAATACCTCGACAAGATCGCACCTGCCTGCCTTCTCGCGGAGCGCGTCGAGCAGGCCAAACGGGTGCGGGGCCGATGATACCCCGTCCTGCCTTCTTATCTCGTCTATTGTCTCTTCCAGGGACATGCCGGGCCTGATCTCCTCGTGTATCCCGTAGGCTATCACGTGGGCCCCCTCGTCGGTGGTGATCTCTTCTGCCGGGAGTATGCGGATTCTTGCGTATTTGTCGTGGTCGGCCTGGTATCTTACCATCTCCTCATAGCCGGAGAGGGTATTGTGGTTGGTCACAAAGAGCGCGTCGAGGCCCAGGTGAAGAGACCTGTCTAGCTGCTCGGCGATGCCCACGCTGGAATCATAGGGCGTATCATGGGCCGCCTGGTGAAAATTAGAGAACGAGTTATGACAGTGCATCTCGCTGTTTATCTGATCCATCCTGAACAGCCTCCGCGCGTCGCCAATTTAAAATCATTCCACAGGCGGGGCCCCGGGCATGACTCTGCCGGTACCCCTGCTCACCTGAAGAGATCCTCTCCCCGGGGGCGCAGCAGGTCATTTGCCGAGCCCTCGCCGGGGGACACAGAGTGGTTTCTGATGACTGCCGCCGGTATGCGGGATGCCTTGCCCATGACTATCTCTGCCGCGCCGCACAGCTCGTCGGCTACTGCCATCTCGGTTACCCTCAGCTCCCTGCCAAACGTATCCTTGGTGCCGATATAGTCGGTTATCGGGCCCATCCCGGAGACGCCTATCGCGCAGTCGGTCTGGCCCATCCTGAAGGGGCGGCCAAACGTGTCCGATATTATCACGGCTACCTGCCTGCCCGCCTTTTCGAGTATCTCGCGGCGGATTCTGCCCGCGGACCCGTCGGGATCCTTGGGCAGCAGGGCCGCGTGCCCCTCCTGTATGTTGCTCTCGTCCACCCCTGCATTGGCGCAGGTTATCCCTCCCTTGGTCTCCACTATGAGGATGCCGTCGCGCATCCTCACTATTCTTTTGGTCTGGGAGAGTATCACCTCTATAAGCCTCGGGTCTCTGTCGTACGCGGATGCTATCCCCGTGGATAGCATAGACGGTATCACCGATGAGAGGTCGACTATCCTGCCTTCCTGCTTTGAGACTATCTTTTGCGAGACTATCAGTATGTCATTATCTAGCAGCGGGACCGTCTTGTGCAGCTCCTCTGCAAGCTTGGTCATCTCGCCCACCTCGACGGGGAGGCGCACGGGTATTACCTCGAGCGCCGAGCCGGGTGTTCTAGGCCCTTGCCGGGATCTCCAGAGCAATTCCGTAGTGCCTGTTTATTATATCGAGCATCTTTGAGAGGTCCTTCTCTTCGAGGACTGCATCCGCCCTGTCCTTTACCACGTCTTGCGCCCTGAAGGCTATGCCCAGCCCGCAGATGTCAAACAGCTTGAGGTCGTTGGCGCCGTCTACTGCCACCACTATCTCCTCGCGCCGCTGATCCCATTCCTTTATCTTTGTCATCGCGGACCTTGACTTGTCGGAGTTGACGTTTATCTTTACGCCGTCAAGGACGCCGTTGCGGAATACAAGCTCGTTTGCGTATACGTGGTCCAGCCCGAGCACCTCCTTGAGCCTGTCGGTCATTATGGTAAAGCCGCCGGAAACCGCCATGATCTTCCATCCTGCCTCCTTGAGGGCGCTGCATGCCTCTCTCGCCCCGGTCATTATGGGCAGCGCGTCTGCTACTTCTTTGCATGTTTCATAGTCTATGCCGCGCAGCGCCTCGACCCGGGTCCTGAGGCCCTCCTCCCAGTCGATCGCCCCCCTGATGCCCTTTCTTGTTATCTCCCAGATTTCGTCCTCCTTGTTGAGCTTCTCGGCCAGGATGGGGAGGTATTCTGCGTCAAAAAGGACGCCCTCGACGTCAAAGATAACCAGCAACTTTCTACCTGACGCACGGGGTTAATTATTTTAACGTTGGGCCGGCCGTGGGGCGTTTTCCCCCCATGGGCGGAGCCTCTGCTGGCGCGGCCCGAGAGGCCGTTTACTTTGTGATCCTTGCAGGATGCGCCCGCTCTATAAAAGGCGCACCATGTTAAAAAACGTGCTATTTAACCTGATACTAGCTAGCAATAAATCACGCAACTGCGCAGGGGCACTATATGTCCGACGGCGATACCTCAGGCGAGCTGGAACACAAGTACGAAGTGGAGATAAAGACCGCCGAGAAGGTGCAGCGCATGACCGAGGACGTAAAGGCTGAGCTAAAGGCGTCCGGCATGATGGATGCAAAGGGCAAGCTCAAGCTAAAGGGGGTCAGCGCAAAGATGCTAAAGAGGATGAAGCAGGAATACGTGGACTGCCCGGTGCTGGGCGACGGGATCCAGTTTATACAGTGTTTTGCATGCCCCAACTTCCAGAGCAGGGTGCAGGGGAAGGTGCTCTGCAAGGGCCACGATCTGCCACCCAAAACCTAATTTATCAGCAGTAGGCGGCATCGTGCGTTGGGAAAGGTGAAGGTGGGGATTACTGCCTCAAAGAGTGACGACTTTAGCGAATGGTATACGCAGGTTGTCCTCAAGGCGGAGCTTGCTGATTATGCGCCGGTAAAGGGCCTAATCGTCCTGCGGCCCGACGGCTATTCCATATGGGAGTCCATCCGCACCTCCCTTGATGTAAAGCTCGCCGCACGCGGAGTCCGGAACGGCTTTCTGCCCGTGCTGATACCCGAGTCCCTCTTGGGCAAGGAGAAGGAGCACTTTGCGGGGTTCAACCCGGAGGTATTCTGGGTGACGCATTCTGGCGAGAACAAAGTGGGCGACAGGCTGGCACTGCGGCCGACCTCGGAGACGCTGGCCTATTCCCTGTACTCCAAGTGGATAAAGAGCTGGCGGGATCTTCCCTTGAGGATAAACTTCTGGAACACGGCCCTCCGGGCGGAGATCAAGTCGACAAAGCCGTTTTTGCGTACATCTGAGTTTCTCTGGCAGGAGGGGCATACGGTCCATGCGTGCAGCGAAGAGGCAGAATCCGAGGTGGCGGCCATACTGGAACTGTACAGGGAGACCGTCGAGGGGGATCTTGCCATACCTGTCATAACGGGCAGAAAGAGCGAGAAGGAAAAGTTCGTGGGTGCGGTGTACACTACGACAATGGAATCGATGATGCCCGACGGCAGGGCCCTTCAGATGGGAACGTCCCACTTTCTGGGCCAGAACTTTTCACGCCCCTTTGAGGTAAAGTTTGCAGACAAGGACAATGTCGAGCACTTTGCATGGCAGACTTCATGGGGGCTCTCGTGGAGGCTGATTGGCGCCATGATAATGGTGCACGGCGACGACAAGGGCCTTGTGCTGCCGCCAAAGGTGGCGCCCCTCCAGGTGGTGATAATACCGATATCGTATTCCGGCGAGGAGGGCGCCCAAGTCCTTGCCGCGGCGGAAGGGATGGAAGCAGAACTCCTAAAGGCGGGCATAAGGGCGCGCACGGACAAAAGAGAAGAGCTGACTCCAGGCTTCAAGTTCCACGACTGGGAGATGCGTGGGGTGCCGGTCCGGATAGAGATAGGGCCGAGGGATCTGAAAGACGGCTCTGCGGTGCTCGCCACCCGGCATGATGGCAAAAAATCAAAGGTGCCACTCGACGGCGCCGCGGTGAATATAGAGGAGGAGCTTTGCAGGGTCCAGACTGAGATGCTCGGTGCTGCAAAGCGGGCGCTTGACGGCATGATCCACGACGCATCCTCATACGGGGCGCTCACAAAGGCAGTGGAGGGCGGCGGCTTTGTCCGGGCTGCCTGGTGCGGTGGGCTCGAATGCGAGGAAAAGGTCAAGGAGGAGACTGGCGCCGACATACGGGTCGTGCCGGAGGGCGGCGCGGAGGGTGCATGCATAGTTTGCGGCGGACGGGCGGCATCAATACCCCTGTTTGCACGGGGATACTAGATCCTAGTTGTTGTCCGAGCTTACATCAAACGTATAGGTGACCTGCAGTGTGTCATTTTCACTAAACGTAAGGTTGCCAAGTGGGACTGCTGCGAATATGTAGTTCGCGGAAAAACGGCAGCTACCCTCGTCGTCATCGGGATTTGGACAGACGAGCAGGGCAGTGACGGTGCGGTTCTCGTTAAAGTTACTACCTGCGGTAAAGTTGACTGGGCCCATCACGGCAAGGCTCCTGTCATCGGTCTCGTCGTCCTCCACCTCGCCGAACACCGCACAGGCCCCATTGCGCAACGCAAAACCGGTGGCGGGATCCATGCTGGCGGCTGTAACACTGTCGGTTACTGGTACGGTAGAGTCGGTAAGGCAAAGGATGTTGATCCTGTGTATCGCTTCGATGCGGGTCTCTGCGGTCTTGAACAGCCTGTCTATCAGCTGCTCCTCGCCCTGGTCCACCACCAGGTTGTGCACGGTCTGCGACATCAGCACGCTGCCGCCGGCATCCATGTGGATAGCCTCTGCCATGCCGTAGGCTACGGGCCCGTGGCTGGAGTGCCCCGCGGGGACCGCCAGGGTCAGGGCCAGCACTGCGGCCAGTCCGACGGATGCGCCGTATATGCCCATCTTGGCTGCGGGGTTCATGGGATCCGGCCCATTTCCGTTCTTATAGGTTTTTTGAACCGGCCCGCCAGAACGACCGCCCCGCGCCAGAAGGCCCCTCCGGATTCCACAAAACGGACGGTTCTCCGCCAAAGGGATCCCCGTGCCGCAGGCACCGGGGCCCCGCAGATATAATAATACGGATTCACAGGGGGCACCCATGACGGCTGTCGCCAGGGAGTCTGCCCTGATCGATCAGTTTGATGCGACAAGGGAGAGGACCCTCGAGCTGGTAAGGACGCTTGAGAGGGACGACTTTGTGGTGCAGACGGCGCCGTACATGAGCCCCCCAAAGTGGCATCTTGGGCATGTCAGCTGGATATACGAGGCGATAATGAGCAAGATAAGCCCCGGGTACGAGTTCTATTCGGGCGATCTCGCTGGATACCTCAATTCCTACTATCAGCAGTTCGGATCACCCATGGACAAGGGGCGAAGGGGCGTGGTATCAAGGCCGACTTTAGAGCAGATATTCGACTATTTCGAGGAGACAAACCGCAGGGTCCGGGGCTTTATCGAGGGGGGGCTCTCCCCTGACAATTCTCGGATGATAACCATGGGCACGCACCACGAGTGCCAGCACCAGGAGCTGCTCATCTACGACCTGCAGCATTTGCTTGCCAGCGAGTACAGGCCTGCAAGGAGGGGCACCGAGCCCAAGCCGGCGGGGGAGACTGGCGGCACCGTGCGCGTAAAGGGCGGCCTGTACACACTGGGGTACGGGGGCGGCGGATTCTGTTATGATGTGGAGCTTCCCGAGCACCGTGTATACCTGGAAGATTACACCATTGGGGCATACCCCGTCACCAACGGCGAGTACCTATTATTCATGGAGGACGGGGGGTACGGCAGCTACCGGCACTGGCTTTCTGACGGCTGGGACAGGGTAAAGGAGAACGGCTGGAACTCGCCGATGTACTGGGAGAAAGAAGGTGACGAATGGTATACTAACGGCCTTGCGGGAAGGAGAAAGATCAACCCCAAAGAGCCCGTCTGCCACGTGAGCTTTTACGAAGCCGACGCGTACTGTAGGTGGGCAGGCAAAAGACTCCCGACCGAGGCAGAATGGGAAAAGGCGGCCTTGTGGAATGAAGAAGAGCAGACAAAATCGGTATTCCCCTGGGGCGACGGGGCGCCATCAGAGGACAGGGCGAACCTGTATGAATCAGGCCTGTGGAAGTGCACAGAAGCGGGCTCGTACCCGGAAGGGGCAAGCCCGTCGGGATGCCATCAGATGGTGGGGGATGCATGGGAGTGGACGTCATCCGAGTTTGTTGGGTATCCGGGGTTTAGAAGCGGCTTTGACGAGTATAATGACAAGTGGTTTACGGGACAGAAAGTCCTCAGGGGCGGCTCGTATGCCACGCCGTCGATGGCCATCCGGGGCACATATAGGAACTTTTTCAGGCTGGATGAGAGGTGGATGTTCTGCGGGTTTAGGTGCGCCGGGGACGCCCCTGCTTAGAGCAGAGCACCAGCGCATAGCGGTTTTCTTCGTCCTGCCATATCGCGTCTGTTCCGAGCCCAGCCTCGCGGACCATCTCCCGTATGCGGGGGATAGTATACTTGTGCGAGTTCTCCGTGTGGACGAGCTCGCCCCTGCCAAAGCGGACGGCGGCGCCCGCCGCAGGTATGGCCACGTCCTGGTCTGCAAGTGATTCTATGTACATTTCTATCCTCCGGGCGGATCCGTTGTATTTGGCCCTGTGGGCAAACGCGGAGAGGTCAAAGTTGGCCCCAAGCTCCCTGTTCATCCGGGTCAGCACGTTGAGGTTGAACCTGGCGGTGACCCCCTGGGTGTCGTCGTATGCCGCCTCGAGCACCCCGCTTTCCTTGTCGAGGTCAAGGCCCAGCAGCAGCATGTCGCGCTCGCCCATGCACGAGGCTATTTTTTTCAGGAACAGCTCCCCCTCTCCTGCGTCAAAGTTGCCCAAGCTGGAGCCCAGGAAGGCTATCAGGTTGGGCCTCTCATCTAAGGTGCTTAGAAACTCAAGGCCCCCATGGTACGTGTCTATTATGCCGGTTATCTCCAGCCTGGGATAGTCGTCAAGCAGGCCGTGGCAGCTCTCTGCGAGAACATCGGATATGTCTATCGGGAGGTACTCCATTTCATCCTGGACGCCCTCCATCACGTCTAGTATCAGCCTGGTCTTGGATGAGAGGCCGCTTCCGAGCTCGACTAGCCGGGTGTCCCGGGCCAGAAATGAGCCGAGCTCGCCCCCTATCCGGGACAGGATGGACGACTCTGTCACCGTGATATAGTATTCAGGAACGGTGCAGATCTGCCCGAACAGGGCCGAGCCCTCGTCGTCATAGAACCACTTTGGGTTTATCGATTTTGAGCTGCCGCCCAGCGTAAACGCCACGTCCCGTGCAAAGCTCTCGCCGGATACTGCCGCATGGGGCCTGAGGCAGTGCAGCCTGGGGCTCAGGCGGTGTATTTCATAGCCCAGCTCCTGGGCGGTCTGTGAACTCAATTATTGCCCGCCTAAATGGGGCCCATAAAAACCTGTCCGGGAAAAAGCACATTCCGTGGCGCGGAGGCACCACTCCGTGAGTTTGTGGATCACCGGGTGTTTTCCACTATTCTATCTGTGCTCCGGAGATGTCATCTCATAGCCGGGACATCCTTTGTTCTTGGCACCGGACACGGCACTTTCCCCGCGCCTTGGCAGGGGTTCGTGTGTGCAAGCGGTACAATCTGACAAAATGCGATTCCATGCCGCGCGACCGTGGATCCGGAGTCGATACGCGTAACAACTAGAACTTAAGGTTTTTAAGTTACTGTGGGCGTTTATACGCATGGAACAGAGTGTAGAAGAAAAGGTCAAAGAATTGTCGGACGAAGAAGTCAAGAATCTGTATGAGGGTGCTATGCAAAAAATTGGTCAGTTGGCCATGTCGAGAGACGAGTCAGCTGGGAATCCATCGTCAGAGGATTATGAGAAAAAACTTGGGCAGATGACGTTATCGAGATACGAGTCAGCCAAGAAACTGGATGAAATTATATCACTACTTCAGATCCTGCTTGGAGAAATTCATGCTCAAAAGTCGCAGGAGCGATCACATTCGCGTAAACACGGCAACAAAATATGCATTACAACCAACAGGCCGTGATGTTTCTTGCCACCTTGGAGTGATATACTTAAAGAGATACATGACTTAGAAAATGTGACCATTGAAAGCGCGTCCGACAGAATAATTCAAAAATATCTAGAACTACTTCAAAGGCATACAAAAAGAGATACAATTTTGTACACATCGTCATGGACCCGTCCTACACGTACGAATGATGTAGTTTCTATAACGGAGGATGATCTCGATGGGTTTATGGAGGTTGTATACGGCTTGAAAGCCAAAGAGCTGGATTTGGTACTTCACAGTCCCGGTGGCTCGCCGGAGGCTGCTGAAGCAATCGTCTTATACCTGCATGAGATATTCGAGGATATCCGAGTTATAATACCACATGCAGCCATGTCTGCAGCCACTATGATCTCATGTGCATCCAACTACATAGTAATGGGCAAGCATTCCTTCCTAGGCCCGACTGATCCTCAAATGTTTTTGTATACTGCCCATGGGTGGACAAACATGGCTGCACAATATATCCTCGATGACTTCGACGAGGCTCAAGAAATATCTCGTGACGATCCCGGTAAACTTGTAGCATGGAATCCATTGTTGTCCCAGTATACTCCGGGATTCATTCATGAATGCCGGAGTGCCAAGGAATTAACCAAGGAACTTGTAAGAGAATGGTCTAAGACGTATATGTTTGCTGGAAAACCCGACAAATTGGCAAGAGCAACAAGAATATCGGAAAACCTGACTTCAGATGATATATTCAAAAGTCACGCAAGACACATACCAAGAAAGAAATGTGAAGAAATGGGCCTTGAGATAATCCATTTGGAAGATGATGAAATACTTCAAGATCTGTCACTCTCGGTGTTTCATGCTGCAAATATCTTCTTTCAGCATAGCACGGCTACAAAGATCATCAAAAACCACAACGACAGGACTGTTCTAAGTTTTCCACCCGAAGAATGATTTTGTTTCATAGAACCCCTGCATCGCACAACGTATTCTAAACAGGGCATATCGGCACCATATCTGCCCTACCGTTGCTGCAATTTGGCAATGCCATCAGCACATCCCTCGGGAACGGGCGGGCCCCCAAGCATTCATCTGATTGCAGACGGCCGCTTGCACGGACCATGTGGACAGATGCCCCCACACTGCCGGGCTGCTATTG
Coding sequences within it:
- a CDS encoding thiazole biosynthetic protein (COG1635) — its product is MQASDTERPRIFKDVSEAQITRAIATEFNSVLLDAAESDVIIIGAGPAGLTASRELSGMGFRVLVIEQNNYLGGGYWLGGYMMNPVTVREPAQKIWDELGISYKQAADGLYITPGPNAVSKLIAGACDAGVKFLNLTKFDDLVLKNGRVAGVVVNWMPVSALPRNITCVDPIALEAKMVIDSSGHDSVAVKRLVDRGLVQWKGMDPMHVNAGEDDVVHMTGEVFPGLVAAGMSVTETHGLARMGPTFGSMLFSGKKAAEVTATKIKELQG
- a CDS encoding redox protein, regulator of disulfide bond formation (COG0425), coding for MPEIDATGLFCPEPVFRTKIEMERMQVGDVLTIKADDPAAEEDISRWATRNGHDLVEVKKDGQVISITIKKVR
- a CDS encoding prolyl-tRNA synthetase (COG0442), which encodes MKVGITASKSDDFSEWYTQVVLKAELADYAPVKGLIVLRPDGYSIWESIRTSLDVKLAARGVRNGFLPVLIPESLLGKEKEHFAGFNPEVFWVTHSGENKVGDRLALRPTSETLAYSLYSKWIKSWRDLPLRINFWNTALRAEIKSTKPFLRTSEFLWQEGHTVHACSEEAESEVAAILELYRETVEGDLAIPVITGRKSEKEKFVGAVYTTTMESMMPDGRALQMGTSHFLGQNFSRPFEVKFADKDNVEHFAWQTSWGLSWRLIGAMIMVHGDDKGLVLPPKVAPLQVVIIPISYSGEEGAQVLAAAEGMEAELLKAGIRARTDKREELTPGFKFHDWEMRGVPVRIEIGPRDLKDGSAVLATRHDGKKSKVPLDGAAVNIEEELCRVQTEMLGAAKRALDGMIHDASSYGALTKAVEGGGFVRAAWCGGLECEEKVKEETGADIRVVPEGGAEGACIVCGGRAASIPLFARGY
- a CDS encoding conserved hypothetical protein (COG4301), whose protein sequence is MSSQTAQELGYEIHRLSPRLHCLRPHAAVSGESFARDVAFTLGGSSKSINPKWFYDDEGSALFGQICTVPEYYITVTESSILSRIGGELGSFLARDTRLVELGSGLSSKTRLILDVMEGVQDEMEYLPIDISDVLAESCHGLLDDYPRLEITGIIDTYHGGLEFLSTLDERPNLIAFLGSSLGNFDAGEGELFLKKIASCMGERDMLLLGLDLDKESGVLEAAYDDTQGVTARFNLNVLTRMNRELGANFDLSAFAHRAKYNGSARRIEMYIESLADQDVAIPAAGAAVRFGRGELVHTENSHKYTIPRIREMVREAGLGTDAIWQDEENRYALVLCSKQGRPRRT
- a CDS encoding conserved hypothetical protein (COG1262), translated to MTAVARESALIDQFDATRERTLELVRTLERDDFVVQTAPYMSPPKWHLGHVSWIYEAIMSKISPGYEFYSGDLAGYLNSYYQQFGSPMDKGRRGVVSRPTLEQIFDYFEETNRRVRGFIEGGLSPDNSRMITMGTHHECQHQELLIYDLQHLLASEYRPARRGTEPKPAGETGGTVRVKGGLYTLGYGGGGFCYDVELPEHRVYLEDYTIGAYPVTNGEYLLFMEDGGYGSYRHWLSDGWDRVKENGWNSPMYWEKEGDEWYTNGLAGRRKINPKEPVCHVSFYEADAYCRWAGKRLPTEAEWEKAALWNEEEQTKSVFPWGDGAPSEDRANLYESGLWKCTEAGSYPEGASPSGCHQMVGDAWEWTSSEFVGYPGFRSGFDEYNDKWFTGQKVLRGGSYATPSMAIRGTYRNFFRLDERWMFCGFRCAGDAPA
- a CDS encoding periplasmic serine protease (ClpP class) (COG0616) codes for the protein MPPWSDILKEIHDLENVTIESASDRIIQKYLELLQRHTKRDTILYTSSWTRPTRTNDVVSITEDDLDGFMEVVYGLKAKELDLVLHSPGGSPEAAEAIVLYLHEIFEDIRVIIPHAAMSAATMISCASNYIVMGKHSFLGPTDPQMFLYTAHGWTNMAAQYILDDFDEAQEISRDDPGKLVAWNPLLSQYTPGFIHECRSAKELTKELVREWSKTYMFAGKPDKLARATRISENLTSDDIFKSHARHIPRKKCEEMGLEIIHLEDDEILQDLSLSVFHAANIFFQHSTATKIIKNHNDRTVLSFPPEE
- a CDS encoding conserved hypothetical protein (COG1478) — its product is MLSTGIASAYDRDPRLIEVILSQTKRIVRMRDGILIVETKGGITCANAGVDESNIQEGHAALLPKDPDGSAGRIRREILEKAGRQVAVIISDTFGRPFRMGQTDCAIGVSGMGPITDYIGTKDTFGRELRVTEMAVADELCGAAEIVMGKASRIPAAVIRNHSVSPGEGSANDLLRPRGEDLFR
- a CDS encoding metal-dependent phosphoesterase (COG0613) — translated: MDQINSEMHCHNSFSNFHQAAHDTPYDSSVGIAEQLDRSLHLGLDALFVTNHNTLSGYEEMVRYQADHDKYARIRILPAEEITTDEGAHVIAYGIHEEIRPGMSLEETIDEIRRQDGVSSAPHPFGLLDALREKAGRCDLVEVFNSNNIDVIANARAAEFAHERGITGVAGSDSHVISTLGRCTNVIEAEDSLDGILDALRHGRVSIRATGYASARETMEYFRYKVDNSAEYIRDYVGEFYPRSRWIFSVLLGLFNRSPESYLWVLMLRLGMLSMRRISKKVNFEGLDPGIMKRRSLPEMLRASL
- a CDS encoding phosphoserine phosphatase (COG0560), yielding MLVIFDVEGVLFDAEYLPILAEKLNKEDEIWEITRKGIRGAIDWEEGLRTRVEALRGIDYETCKEVADALPIMTGAREACSALKEAGWKIMAVSGGFTIMTDRLKEVLGLDHVYANELVFRNGVLDGVKINVNSDKSRSAMTKIKEWDQRREEIVVAVDGANDLKLFDICGLGIAFRAQDVVKDRADAVLEEKDLSKMLDIINRHYGIALEIPARA
- a CDS encoding thioredoxin reductase (COG0492), translating into MAAEPEGGVLVEKGPPKEPRKKTKYDVIIIGAGPAGYTAGIYCSRARRDTLILSGILPGGQLVNTTDVENFPGFENGIMGPDLMINFRKQAERMGTTIVDDEVVNVDFRHRPFKVLTSEEEYEAKAVIVGTGATPRKLGVEGEKAFAGKGVSYCATCDGPFFKNMELVVVGGGDSAMEEATFLTKFATTVHVVHRRKELRASKIMQERAHDDEKIRFHLGYEVKEIRGNGKVQQVVLASPDGEEQMDTGGVFVAIGHDPNTELFKGQLETDDQGYIVLKGASQTSVPGVFAAGDVHDRRYRQAITAAGFGCMAGIDVNNYLDE